The Acinonyx jubatus isolate Ajub_Pintada_27869175 chromosome E3, VMU_Ajub_asm_v1.0, whole genome shotgun sequence genome has a window encoding:
- the ZNF174 gene encoding zinc finger protein 174 isoform X1, with the protein MAAKMEITLSSQSHIQASSKPERHIITKLEEKRGPALQKDRPDPELSRQSFRRFCYQEVSGPQEALARLQQLCRQWLQPELHTKEQILELLVLEQFLNILPSEIQARVRHRCPMSCREIVTLVEDFQRAAKRPKQWVAVCMQGQKVLLEKTGSQLGEQELPDFQLQAPRRFPRESALEEPSQAGSPDQLSSHHWEKSTLLQEPSPRLAGTEAPRMKSDNKENPQPEGAKGGKPCALSPGRPKGNGLQSPEPRGANRNEPRLSRRQVSPPNAQKPFAHYQRHCRELEYISSPLKSHPLRELKKSKGGRRSLSSRLQRLGHQAARSAKKPYKCDDCGKSFTWNSELKRHKRVHTGERPYTCGECGNCFGRQSTLKLHQRIHTGEKPYQCGQCGKSFRQSSNLHQHHRLHHGD; encoded by the exons ATGGCGGCTAAGATGGAGATAACTTTGAGCTCGCAGTCCCACATTCAGGCCTCCTCCAAGCCAGAGAGACACATAATAACAAAGCTGGAAGAGAAACGGGGACCCGCTCTGCAAAAGGACCGCCCCGATCCCGAGCTCTCCCGCCAGAGCTTCCGACGGTTTTGTTACCAAGAGGTGTCTGGACCCCAAGAGGCACTCGCCCGGCTGCAGCAGCTCTGCCGTCAGTGGCTGCAGCCCGAGCTGCACACCAAAGAGCAGATATTGGAGCTGCTGGTGCTGGAGCAGTTCCTGAACATCCTGCCCTCGGAGATTCAGGCTCGCGTCAGGCATCGATGTCCAATGAGCTGCAGGGAGATTGTGACCCTGGTGGAAGATTTTCAAAGAGCAGCCAAGAGACCAAAGCAGTGG GTGGCCGTGTGTATGCAGGGGCAGAAGGTGCTCTTGGAGAAAACTGGATCTCAGCTTGGAGAACAGGAACTACCAGACTTTCAACTGCAAGCTCCTAGGAGGTTTCCCCGGGAGAGTGCTCTGGAGGAGCCTTCCCAGGCGGGATCTCCGGACCAGCTGAGCTCTCATCATTGGGAAAAATCCACACTCCTCCAGGAACCAAGCCCCAGATTGGCTGGTACAG AGGCCCCCAGAATGAAAAGTGACAACAAGGAAAATCCGCAGCCAGAGGGGGCTAAAGGAGGGAAGCCATGTGCCCTGTCCCCTGGCAGACCCAAAGGTAACGGTCTGCAGAGTCCCGAACCGAGAGGGGCGAATAGGAATGAACCCCGGTTGTCACGGAGGCAGGTCAGCCCCCCGAATGCTCAGAAGCCATTCGCTCACTACCAGAGACATTGCAGGGAACTGGAGTACATCAGCAGCCCCCTGAAAAGCCACCCGCTGAGAGAgctgaagaaaagcaaagggggcagaaggagccTGAGCAGTCGCTTGCAGCGCCTTGGTCACCAGGCGGCCCGCTCGGCAAAGAAGCCTTACAAATGTGATGACTGTGGGAAAAGCTTCACATGGAATTCGGAGCTGAAAAGACACAAGCGGGTGCACACAGGGGAGAGGCCCTACACGTGCGGAGAGTGTGGGAACTGCTTTGGGCGCCAGTCAACGCTGAAACTGCACCAGAGGATCCACACCGGGGAGAAGCCCTACCAGTGCGGCCAGTGTGGGAAAAGCTTTCGCCAGAGCTCAAACCTCCACCAGCACCACAGACTCCACCACGGGGACTGA
- the ZNF174 gene encoding zinc finger protein 174 isoform X2, translated as MAAKMEITLSSQSHIQASSKPERHIITKLEEKRGPALQKDRPDPELSRQSFRRFCYQEVSGPQEALARLQQLCRQWLQPELHTKEQILELLVLEQFLNILPSEIQARVRHRCPMSCREIVTLVEDFQRAAKRPKQWVAVCMQGQKVLLEKTGSQLGEQELPDFQLQAPRRFPRESALEEPSQAGSPDQLSSHHWEKSTLLQEPSPRLAGTELLTVKTDPHMATDEHPCKPWLSFIT; from the exons ATGGCGGCTAAGATGGAGATAACTTTGAGCTCGCAGTCCCACATTCAGGCCTCCTCCAAGCCAGAGAGACACATAATAACAAAGCTGGAAGAGAAACGGGGACCCGCTCTGCAAAAGGACCGCCCCGATCCCGAGCTCTCCCGCCAGAGCTTCCGACGGTTTTGTTACCAAGAGGTGTCTGGACCCCAAGAGGCACTCGCCCGGCTGCAGCAGCTCTGCCGTCAGTGGCTGCAGCCCGAGCTGCACACCAAAGAGCAGATATTGGAGCTGCTGGTGCTGGAGCAGTTCCTGAACATCCTGCCCTCGGAGATTCAGGCTCGCGTCAGGCATCGATGTCCAATGAGCTGCAGGGAGATTGTGACCCTGGTGGAAGATTTTCAAAGAGCAGCCAAGAGACCAAAGCAGTGG GTGGCCGTGTGTATGCAGGGGCAGAAGGTGCTCTTGGAGAAAACTGGATCTCAGCTTGGAGAACAGGAACTACCAGACTTTCAACTGCAAGCTCCTAGGAGGTTTCCCCGGGAGAGTGCTCTGGAGGAGCCTTCCCAGGCGGGATCTCCGGACCAGCTGAGCTCTCATCATTGGGAAAAATCCACACTCCTCCAGGAACCAAGCCCCAGATTGGCTGGTACAG aGCTTCTTACAGTGAAGACAGATCCACATATGGCCACTGATGAACATCCATGCAAACCTTGGCTGAGTTTCATCACTTAA